One genomic window of Marinobacter adhaerens HP15 includes the following:
- a CDS encoding chemotaxis protein has product MSSKAKQTQKLLLFRLSGERLFGIGTLKIREILPFMRLTKLPHSHHAVIGTATFRGSAVPVIDMAAAVGYPPLTQEEREKASIIVTDIQRQEIGFLVRSVQQIIETDWKSVMPPPKALGSKAFITGLLDVDGDIIQLLDVELLLAKVYPESLDTQEVVLTDVQSETLKSLNILMVDDSQVARKQLSDVLDSKDIPYQVTSNGDDALQILLRDHELGRPTDILVSDIEMPGLDGYELAFNVRDNSALKQPYIILHTSLNSEMSLSYANQVGANEALTKFDAEELLQAMLRGAEQAR; this is encoded by the coding sequence ATGTCCAGCAAAGCGAAGCAGACCCAGAAACTTCTGCTGTTCCGGCTTTCCGGCGAGCGTCTGTTCGGGATCGGAACCCTGAAGATCCGGGAAATCCTGCCTTTCATGCGGCTGACGAAACTGCCCCACAGCCATCACGCCGTCATCGGCACGGCCACCTTCCGGGGTTCCGCCGTTCCGGTGATTGATATGGCTGCCGCGGTCGGCTATCCGCCGCTGACACAGGAAGAACGGGAAAAAGCCTCGATTATTGTCACGGATATCCAGCGCCAGGAGATCGGTTTTCTGGTGCGCAGCGTGCAACAGATCATCGAGACTGACTGGAAATCGGTGATGCCGCCACCCAAAGCCCTGGGCAGCAAGGCGTTTATCACAGGGCTGCTGGACGTGGATGGCGATATCATCCAGCTGCTGGATGTGGAATTGCTGTTGGCAAAGGTGTATCCGGAATCACTGGACACCCAGGAGGTCGTTCTCACGGATGTGCAGAGTGAGACGCTCAAGTCCCTGAACATTCTGATGGTCGACGATTCCCAGGTGGCCCGTAAGCAACTCTCGGACGTGCTGGACAGCAAGGACATCCCCTACCAGGTGACGTCGAACGGTGATGACGCGCTGCAGATTCTGCTGCGCGACCATGAACTGGGCCGGCCCACGGACATTCTGGTCAGCGATATCGAGATGCCGGGGCTCGATGGGTACGAGCTGGCGTTCAATGTGCGGGACAATTCAGCGCTGAAGCAGCCTTACATCATCCTGCATACGTCACTGAACAGTGAGATGAGCCTGAGCTATGCCAATCAGGTGGGCGCCAACGAAGCGCTGACGAAATTCGATGCCGAGGAGCTGCTTCAGGCCATGCTGCGAGGCGCCGAGCAAGCCCGCTAA
- a CDS encoding acetolactate synthase large subunit, with protein MANEQTPARNGAELFIRALENEGVEYIFAVPGEENLAFLEALRTSSIQLVLNRHEQAAGFMAATYGRLTGRVGVCLSTLGPGATNFVTAAAYAQLGGMPMMMISGQKPIKSSKQGLFQILDVVDLMRPLTKYTRQISNANTIPAKVREAFRLASEERPGAVHLELPEDIADEAPESDTHIFKPSDARRPSASPKSLEMACEMLREARHPLIMIGAGANRKRVSQALLHLVNVTGIPFFTTQMGKGVVDERHPRYLGNAALSAGDFVHCAIDRADLVINVGHDVVEKPPFFMTPGGKKVIHVNFSAADVDPVYFPQHEVVGDIANSVEYMAENCGQCANHDFTRLMEVKEAVDAHLQERAEDDRFPVIPQRIVHDVRQVMPDDGIITLDNGMYKLWFARNYRAYDNNTVLLDNALASMGAGLPSGMMASMLYPDLKVMAICGDGGFMMNSQELETAVRLNLNLVVLIINDSAYGMIKWKQGQEGYSDFGLDYRNPDFVTYAQSYGAKGHRLTRTEDLRPTLEGALAEGGVHVVDVPVDYSENRRVFDEELAELTCKL; from the coding sequence ATGGCCAACGAACAGACCCCGGCCCGTAATGGGGCCGAGTTGTTTATCCGGGCGCTGGAAAACGAAGGCGTTGAATACATTTTCGCGGTGCCCGGTGAGGAGAATCTTGCCTTCCTTGAGGCTTTGAGGACCTCCAGTATTCAGCTGGTCCTCAACCGCCATGAGCAGGCTGCCGGGTTCATGGCCGCCACCTACGGCCGACTGACGGGGCGCGTGGGAGTCTGCCTTTCCACGCTCGGGCCCGGCGCCACCAACTTCGTGACTGCCGCCGCCTACGCTCAGCTGGGCGGTATGCCCATGATGATGATCTCGGGCCAGAAACCCATCAAGTCCTCCAAGCAGGGGCTATTCCAGATTCTGGATGTGGTGGACCTGATGCGTCCGCTCACCAAGTACACCCGGCAAATCAGCAATGCCAACACCATCCCTGCCAAGGTTCGGGAAGCTTTCCGCCTGGCCTCTGAAGAGCGCCCGGGTGCCGTGCATCTGGAGCTTCCAGAGGACATCGCCGATGAGGCGCCCGAATCCGATACCCACATCTTCAAACCCAGTGACGCCCGGCGGCCCTCGGCCAGCCCGAAAAGCCTGGAGATGGCGTGCGAAATGCTGCGCGAGGCCCGGCATCCGCTGATCATGATCGGTGCCGGCGCCAACCGGAAACGGGTTTCCCAGGCGTTGCTGCATCTCGTGAATGTCACCGGCATCCCGTTCTTCACCACCCAGATGGGCAAGGGCGTGGTGGATGAGCGACATCCGCGCTACCTGGGCAACGCTGCCCTGTCGGCCGGGGACTTCGTTCACTGTGCAATCGACCGCGCCGACCTGGTGATCAACGTGGGCCATGATGTGGTGGAAAAGCCGCCTTTCTTCATGACCCCCGGCGGCAAGAAGGTCATTCATGTGAACTTCAGTGCGGCCGACGTGGACCCGGTGTACTTCCCCCAGCACGAGGTTGTCGGGGATATCGCCAACAGCGTGGAATACATGGCCGAGAACTGCGGCCAGTGCGCCAACCACGACTTCACCCGTCTGATGGAGGTGAAGGAGGCGGTGGATGCGCACCTGCAGGAGCGGGCCGAAGACGATCGCTTCCCGGTGATCCCCCAACGCATTGTTCACGATGTGCGCCAGGTAATGCCCGATGACGGGATCATCACGCTCGACAACGGCATGTACAAACTCTGGTTTGCCCGCAATTACCGCGCCTACGACAACAATACGGTACTGCTCGACAACGCCCTGGCCTCCATGGGCGCCGGCTTGCCCAGCGGCATGATGGCCTCCATGCTGTATCCGGACCTGAAAGTGATGGCGATCTGTGGCGATGGCGGCTTCATGATGAACAGCCAGGAGCTGGAAACGGCGGTTCGACTGAACCTCAACCTGGTGGTGCTGATTATCAACGACAGTGCCTACGGCATGATCAAGTGGAAGCAGGGCCAGGAAGGCTACAGCGATTTCGGCCTGGATTATCGCAACCCGGATTTTGTCACCTATGCCCAATCCTACGGCGCCAAGGGTCACCGCTTGACCCGCACGGAGGACCTGCGACCGACCCTGGAAGGTGCCCTGGCTGAAGGCGGTGTTCATGTGGTGGACGTGCCCGTGGATTACAGTGAAAACCGCCGGGTGTTTGATGAGGAGCTGGCGGAACTGACCTGCAAGCTCTGA